From the genome of Pelosinus fermentans DSM 17108:
ATGATATTATTTTCGATAAGATAATCATCTTCTAGACTTACTTCAACATCAATAAACGGTTTTGCACTTAGGTATTTCTTTTTGATTTCAATTGCACCTTCATATGTTGATTTATCTTGACCCCCACCTTGCCATTGGGGAAAGAAAATATTCAAATGTTTTTTCATAATCATGCTTCCTTTCGTCATTAAATACATACTAAAGCCCGCCCCTGCCAAAAAGACTACTAGTGAAGCCAGTACCAAAAATTTAATTACACCTGCAATATAACAAAGAAGGATTGATCAAAGGTCCTTTATTGTAATGCCTCAATATCCTTTATCAGAATTTCAACATTTTTCTTCTTCGTAGCCCAGCTGGTGCAAAATCTTACAGCACTGTGTGCAGCATCGACTTTTTCCCAGAAAGAGTAAGAATACTTTTTACTCAATTCCATTAACACATTATCCGGCAAAATTGGAAACTGCTGATTTGTTGTAGAATCATATCGAAAAGAAAAACCTTTTTTAGCAAATGCCTCCCGTATCATAATCGCCATATCCACGGCGTGCTTAGAAATTTCATAGTATAAGCCATCTTCAAATAAGGTCTCAAACTGAATCCCCAATAATCTCCCTTTAGCCAGCATTCCTCCATTTTGCTTGATAAAATACCGGAAATCTTTTTTCAAAGCATCATTTATAATTACTACTGCTTCACCAAATAATGCTCCAATTTTCGTTCCCCCTATATAGAATACATCACATAACCTTGCAATATCTGCCACAGATAAATCATTGCCTTTGGAAGCCAGACCATATCCTAATCTGGCGCCA
Proteins encoded in this window:
- a CDS encoding threonine aldolase family protein translates to MIRFESDYTEGAHERIMKRLLETNEEQTPGYGMDEHCEKARAYIRKACHAENADVHFLVGGTQTNTTIIASILRPHQGAVAAITGHISVHETGAIEAIGHKVLTLPSDDGKIQAEQVKELYDAHWNDVNHEHMVQPGLVYISHPTENGTTYSKSELEALSKVCRECGLPLVMDGARLGYGLASKGNDLSVADIARLCDVFYIGGTKIGALFGEAVVIINDALKKDFRYFIKQNGGMLAKGRLLGIQFETLFEDGLYYEISKHAVDMAIMIREAFAKKGFSFRYDSTTNQQFPILPDNVLMELSKKYSYSFWEKVDAAHSAVRFCTSWATKKKNVEILIKDIEALQ